In Populus alba chromosome 1, ASM523922v2, whole genome shotgun sequence, a single window of DNA contains:
- the LOC118055461 gene encoding probable indole-3-acetic acid-amido synthetase GH3.1 — MAVDDALSSPLGPPACEKDAKALQFIEEITRNTDSVQEDVLAKILTQNAEVEYLKRFNLDGVTDRETFKSKIPMIRYDDLQPEIQRIANGDRSSILSTHPISEFLTSSGTSAGERKLMPTIKQELDRRQLLYSLLMPVMNLYVPGLDKGKGLYFLFVKSETRTPGGLLARPVLTSYYKSDHFKTRPYDPYNVYTSPNEAILCADSFQSMYTQMLCGLLEREQVLRVGAVFASGLLRAIRFLQLHWRELAGDIESGMLNKEITDPSVKDCMVKILKPNPKLAEFVRMECGKENWEGIITRIWPNTKYLDVIVTGAMAQYIPTLDYYSGGLPLACTMYASSECYFGLNLNPMCKPSEVCYTIMPNMAYFEFLPHDPAGFTHDSTPKLVDLADVELGKEYELVITTYAGLYRYQVGDILRVTGFHNSAPQFHFVRRKNVLLSIDSDKTDEAELQKAVENASQLLREFNTSVVEYTSYADTKTIPGHYVIYWELLVKDPANSPSDEVLNQCCLAMEECLNSVYRQGRVADCSIGPLEIRVVKNGTFEELMDYAISRGASINQYKVPRCVNFTPIMELLDSRVVSKHFSPALPYWTPERRR, encoded by the exons aTGGCTGTTGATGATGCTCTTTCATCACCTTTGGGTCCTCCAGCGTGTGAGAAAGATGCTAAAGCTCTTCAATTCATTGAGGAAATAACTAGAAATACTGACTCAGTTCAAGAGGATGTTTTGGCTAAAATCCTGACCCAAAACGCTGAGGTCGAGTACTTAAAACGGTTCAACCTTGATGGTGTAACTGACCGTGAGACTTTTAAGTCTAAAATACCCATGATCAGATACGATGATCTTCAACCTGAAATCCAACGAATTGCTAATGGTGATCGCTCTTCCATCTTATCAACTCACCCCATCTCAGAATTCCTTACTAG TTCTGGGACATCTGCTGGCGAAAGAAAGCTCATGCCAACAATTAAACAAGAGCTGGATCGTCGCCAATTACTGTATAGTTTACTCATGCCAGTAATGAACCT GTACGTGCCTGGCTTAGACAAAGGCAAAGGCTTATACTTCTTGTTCGTGAAATCTGAAACAAGAACCCCAGGGGGTCTCTTGGCTCGTCCGGTGCTCACGAGCTATTACAAGAGTGACCACTTCAAAACACGTCCATATGATCCTTACAATGTGTACACCAGCCCAAATGAGGCCATTCTTTGTGCAGATTCATTCCAGAGCATGTACACTCAGATGCTCTGTGGCCTTCTAGAGCGTGAACAAGTGCTTAGGGTCGGTGCAGTCTTTGCTTCCGGCCTTCTCCGTGCCATAAGGTTTCTCCAACTTCATTGGCGGGAACTTGCTGGTGATATCGAGTCAGGAATGCTAAACAAGGAAATAACTGACCCTTCCGTCAAAGATTGTATGGTGAAGATTCTGAAGCCAAACCCAAAGCTTGCAGAGTTTGTCAGAATGGAGTGTGGTAAGGAAAACTGGGAAGGGATCATTACAAGAATTTGGCCTAACACCAAATATCTTGATGTGATCGTCACTGGAGCCATGGCCCAATATATCCCTACCCTCGACTACTATAGTGGTGGTTTACCTTTGGCGTGCACCATGTATGCCTCATCAGAATGTTACTTTGGGTTAAACCTGAATCCAATGTGCAAGCCATCGGAAGTTTGTTACACAATCATGCCAAATATGGCTTACTTCGAGTTTTTACCCCACGATCCTGCTGGGTTCACTCATGATTCAACTCCAAAACTTGTTGACCTTGCTGATGTTGAGTTGGGTAAGGAATACGAGCTTGTGATCACAACCTATGCCGGTTTATACAGGTACCAAGTTGGTGACATCCTTCGAGTTACCGGGTTCCACAACTCAGCCCCTCAATTTCATTTCGTAAGGAGGAAGAATGTATTGCTTAGTATTGACTCGGACAAAACAGATGAAGCTGAGTTACAAAAGGCAGTTGAGAACGCATCACAACTTCTACGTGAATTCAACACAAGTGTTGTTGAATACACTAGCTATGCTGATACGAAGACAATTCCTGGACACTATGTGATTTACTGGGAATTATTGGTCAAAGACCCAGCCAACTCTCCTAGTGACGAAGTACTAAACCAATGTTGCCTTGCTATGGAAGAATGTTTGAACTCAGTGTATCGACAAGGCCGAGTTGCAGATTGCTCAATTGGACCACTCGAGATACGTGTGGTGAAAAATGGTACATTCGAGGAGCTGATGGATTATGCAATTTCAAGAGGGGCATCCATCAATCAGTACAAGGTTCCAAGATGCGTCAATTTTACTCCAAtcatggagttgcttgattcaaggGTGGTATCCAAGCATTTCAGCCCAGCTTTGCCATACTGGACACCGGAAAGAAGAAGGTGA